A window of Numenius arquata chromosome 6, bNumArq3.hap1.1, whole genome shotgun sequence contains these coding sequences:
- the LOC141465235 gene encoding serine/arginine-rich splicing factor 5-like — MSGCRVFVGHLSSRARERDVEKFFKGYGRIREIHLKNGFGFVEFEDHRDADDAIYELNGKELCDERVTIEHARARRGRGRFPQRFSYYQSQSGSSRYGPPVRTEHRIIVENLSSRISWQDLKDVMRKAGEVTYVDAHRNNRNEGVVEFASYSDMKSALEKLDGTELNGRRIKLTEDHRRHRSRSRSRSYSRSRSRSRSTGSSRSDSRSRSRSRSRSRSRSRSRSRSRSRSRSRSRSRSRTPKKSYSQKSHRSSLIASSPSPSSSKRKSRSRSSSAHSRS, encoded by the exons ATGAGTGGCTGCCGTGTCTTTGTTGGACACTTAAGCTCACGTGCTCGGGAACGGGATGTGGAGAAATTCTTCAAAGGATATGGACGTATACGAGAAATCCATCTAAAAAATGGTTTTGGATTTGTG GAATTCGAAGACCACAGGGATGCTGATGATGCAATTTATGAATTAAATGGTAAAGAGTTGTGTGATGAAAG GGTTACAATTGAGCATGCTCGAGCCCGAAGAGGAAGGGGCAGATTCCCACAACGGTTCAGTTATTACCAGTCACAGAGTGGATCTAG CCGGTATGGACCTCCTGTTCGTACTGAACACAGGATCATAGTTGAGAACCTTTCATCCCGTATTAGCTGGCAG GACTTGAAAGATGTAATGAGAAAGGCAGGGGAGGTCACCTATGTGGATGCACACAGAAACAACAGGAACGAAGG GGTTGTGGAATTTGCATCTTACAGTGATATGAAGAGCGCACTGGAAAAATTGGATGGCACTGAGCTGAATGGACGCAGAATTAAACTGACTGAAGATCACAGAAGGCATAG AAGCAGATCTCGATCAAGGAGTTACTCAAGATCTCGCAGCAGGTCCAGGTCTACAGGATCTTCCAGATCGGACAGCCGGTCCAGGTCCAGGTCACGATCAAGGTCCAGGTCCAGGTCTCGCTCTCgatcccggtcccggtcccgatCTCGATCCCGGTCTCGTTCTCGCAGTCGTACACCTAAAAAGAGTTACTCCCAGAAAAGCCACCGCTCCAGCTTAATAGCTTCTTCCCCATCTCCCTCTTCTTCTAAAAGAAAATCTCGTTCTAGGTCGAGCTCTGCTCATAGCCGTAGTTAA